A region from the Fusarium graminearum PH-1 chromosome 4, whole genome shotgun sequence genome encodes:
- a CDS encoding trm-112 protein — MKVLSLNFLTCAAKACKSSKDSYPLHPKDAELVQDDIELNPDMIINVLPRLDWEALRTTASELGFPQLPEQAPTAVELKGDDKTLRDLHHLLLETQMSEGKLVCGSCGHEYAVKEGIANFLLPSHLV; from the exons ATGAAGGTCCTTAGTCTTAACTTCCTCACCTGCGCCGCCAAGGCTTGCAAGTCCTCCAAGGACTCATATCCTCTTCACCCTAAGGACGCAGAACTCGTCCAGGACGATATTGAGCTGAACCCTGACATGATCATCAATGTGCTGCCCCGTCTGGACTGGGAGGCTCTTCGCACGACAGCTTCTGAG CTGGGTTTCCCTCAACTCCCTGAGCAGGCTCCTACCGCAGTTGAGCTCAAGGGTGATGACAAGACTCTCAGGGATCTTCaccatctcctccttgagaCGCAAATGTCTGAGGGAAAGCTCGTTTGTGGAAGCTGCGGGCATGAGTATGCCGTCAAGGAGGGTATCGCCAACTTCTTGCTGCCCAGCCACTTGGTATAG